One Rosa chinensis cultivar Old Blush chromosome 5, RchiOBHm-V2, whole genome shotgun sequence genomic region harbors:
- the LOC112165419 gene encoding LOW QUALITY PROTEIN: protein DETOXIFICATION 40 (The sequence of the model RefSeq protein was modified relative to this genomic sequence to represent the inferred CDS: substituted 2 bases at 2 genomic stop codons) encodes MSTQIYCGHLGNLELAASSLGNTGIQVFAYGLMLGMGSAVETLCGQAYGAKKYDMLGVYLQRSTILLMATGIPVMFIYIFSEPILLALGESATIASAAAIFVYXLIPQIFAYACNFPIQKFLQAQSIVFPSAYISAAALVVHVVLSWVVIYKLGXGLLGASLMLSFSWWIIVVAQFVYILLSPRCKRTWTGFSMQAFSGLWSFLKLSVASAVILCLETWYYQIIVLIAGLLEDAEIALDALSVCMTISGWVFMVSVGFNAAASVRIGNELGAGHPKSAAFAVIIVTSTSFLISVVCAIVVLALRNVISYAFTEGKTVSNAVSALSSYLAVSIMLNGIQPVLSGVAVGCGWQAFVAYVNVGCYYIIGIPLGCVLGFKFDFGAHGIWSGMIGGTFIQTVILLWVTLRTDWNKEVANAKNRLDKWDDKKEPLLIE; translated from the exons ATGTCCACCCAAATCTACTGCGGGCATCTAGGCAATCTCGAACTCGCTGCCTCTTCTCTTGGCAACACCGGCATCCAAGTTTTTGCCTACGGCCTCATG CTTGGAATGGGAAGTGCGGTGGAAACGCTCTGTGGTCAAGCCTATGGAGCAAAGAAATATGACATGCTAGGCGTATATCTGCAGCGTTCAACGATCCTGCTAATGGCAACTGGGATCCCAGTTATGTTCATCTACATCTTCTCCGAGCCCATCTTGCTTGCCCTAGGCGAATCGGCCACCATTGCCTCTGCAGCCGCAATCTTCGTTTACTGACTTATCCCCCAAATCTTTGCCTACGCTTGCAATTTTCCCATACAAAAATTCCTCCAGGCTCAGAGCATCGTGTTCCCGAGCGCGTACATATCCGCGGCTGCCCTCGTGGTGCATGTGGTGCTGAGTTGGGTAGTGATTTATAAGTTGGGATAGGGCTTGTTAGGCGCATCGCTGATGTTGAGCTTTTCGTGGTGGATTATAGTGGTGGCGCAGTTTGTTTACATATTGCTGAGTCCAAGGTGTAAACGTACTTGGACAGGTTTTAGCATGCAGGCTTTTTCTGGGCTTTGGAGTTTTCTGAAGCTATCTGTTGCGTCTGCCGTAATTCTTTGCCTCGAGACTTGGTACTATCAGATTATCGTTTTGATTGCTGGGTTGCTTGAAGACGCTGAAATTGCCTTGGACGCTCTCTCTGTTTG CATGACCATATCTGGATGGGTGTTCATGGTTTCTGTGGGTTTCAATGCTGCTGCAAG TGTGAGGATTGGGAATGAGCTCGGGGCGGGACATCCAAAGTCGGCTGCATTTGCAGTAATAATAGTGACATCAACCTCGTTCCTCATCTCTGTAGTGTGTGCCATTGTTGTGCTTGCACTACGAAATGTCATAAGCTACGCGTTCACCGAGGGCAAGACTGTGTCCAATGCAGTTTCAGCCCTATCTTCTTACCTTGCTGTCTCTATTATGCTCAACGGCATCCAACCTGTTTTGTCTG GGGTGGCTGTTGGGTGTGGATGGCAAGCATTTGTGGCATATGTTAACGTCGGATGTTACTACATTATTGGTATTCCTTTGGGTTGTGTTCTTGGCTTTAAGTTCGACTTTGGAGCCCAC GGAATATGGTCTGGAATGATAGGAGGGACATTTATACAGACGGTGATCTTATTGTGGGTCACACTTCGGACTGATTGGAATAAAGAG GTCGCAAATGCAAAGAATCGTTTGGACAAGTGGGATGACAAGAAAGAGCCTCTTCTCATAGAATAG
- the LOC112166174 gene encoding protein DETOXIFICATION 40: protein MSKTNSFSHMYLISNFQLMQPASYSSTAAHIHHKHYTMGSQEELHQAILSSEPEPESESVASASHGGESSPLEKVLSDTQLPCFKRLRLATWIELKLLFHLAAPAVFVYLINNTMSLSTRVFAGHLGNLELAAASLGNSGIQLFAYGLMLGMGSAVETLCGQAYGAHKYDMLGIYLQRATIVLTITGLPLLAVFILSKPLLLLIGESSALASAAAVFVYGLIPQMFAYAVNFPIQKFLQAQRIVLPSAYISAATLGVHLLLSWVAVYELGWGLIGASLVLSLSWWIIVIAQFVYILTSSKCKQTWIGFSLQAFSGLWEFVKLSAASAVMLCLEVWYFQVLVLIAGLLKDPELALNSLSVCMAINGELIMVSIGFNAAISVRVSNELGAGNPKSAAFSVVIVTLVSLAIAIVEAVIVLLLRDVISYVFTSGETVAEAVSKLTPYLAFTLILNGIQPVLSGVAVGCGWQTFVAYVNVGCYYVVGIPLGCLLGFKFDLGAQGIWSGMIGGTLMQTIILLWVTFRTDWIKEVDTSKKRLEKWDESNKQQQQPLLKS, encoded by the exons ATGTCAAAAACAAACTCTTTCTCTCATATgtatttgatttcaaattttcaattaatGCAGCCTGCCTCATATAGTTCCACTGCAGCGCATATCCATCACAAACACTACACTATGGGTTCTCAAGAAGAGCTCCACCAAGCCATTTTAAGCTCCGAACCAGAACCCGAATCCGAATCAGTAGCCTCCGCTAGTCATGGCGGGGAGTCATCTCCACTTGAGAAGGTACTATCCGACACCCAGTTGCCGTGTTTCAAGAGGCTCCGATTGGCCACATGGATTGAACTCAAGCTCCTCTTCCACCTTGCTGCTCCTGCCGTCTTCGTTTACTTGATCAACAACACTATGTCACTTTCTACACGTGTCTTCGCCGGCCACCTGGGTAATCTCGAGCTTGCAGCTGCCTCGCTCGGCAATAGCGGCATCCAACTCTTTGCCTACGGCCTCATG TTAGGTATGGGAAGCGCTGTGGAGACTCTATGTGGGCAAGCCTACGGTGCCCACAAGTACGACATGTTAGGCATATATCTCCAAAGAGCAACCATAGTCCTAACCATCACCGGACTTCCACTTCTTGCAGTCTTCATCCTAAGCAAGCCCTTATTGCTTTTAATCGGAGAATCATCAGCCTTAGCCTCTGCGGCCGCAGTTTTCGTCTACGGTCTGATCCCACAAATGTTCGCTTACGCTGTCAATTTTCCAATCCAAAAATTTCTCCAGGCCCAGAGAATTGTGCTTCCAAGTGCCTACATATCTGCGGCTACGCTTGGGGTGCATTTATTGCTAAGTTGGGTGGCTGTATACGAGTTAGGTTGGGGCTTGATTGGTGCCTCGTTGGTTTTGAGCTTGTCTTGGTGGATCATTGTAATTGCTCAGTTCGTCTACATTTTGACAAGTAGCAAATGTAAGCAGACATGGATTGGGTTTAGTTTGCAGGCGTTTTCGGGGTTGTGGGAGTTCGTGAAGTTATCGGCTGCATCGGCTGTGATGTTGTGCTTGGAGGTGTGGTACTTTCAGGTGCTAGTGTTGATTGCTGGCTTACTAAAGGACCCTGAGCTTGCTTTGAACTCATTGTCTGTATG CATGGCGATAAATGGAGAATTGATCATGGTTTCAATTGGATTTAACGCAGCTATAAG TGTGCGAGTAAGCAACGAGCTGGGTGCTGGGAATCCAAAGTCAGCAGCATTCTCGGTTGTGATAGTAACACTAGTGTCGTTGGCTATTGCTATAGTTGAAGCCGTCATTGTTCTATTGCTCCGCGATGTAAtcagttatgtctttaccagtGGCGAAACTGTTGCCGAAGCCGTCTCTAAACTCACTCCGTATTTGGCCTTTACTCTAATCCTTAATGGGATTCAACCTGTCCTCTCGG GGGTGGCTGTTGGGTGTGGGTGGCAAACCTTTGTGGCATATGTGAATGTGGGATGCTATTACGTGGTTGGAATCCCATTAGGCTGTCTTCTGGGATTTAAGTTCGATCTTGGTGCTCAG GGAATATGGTCAGGGATGATAGGAGGAACATTGATGCAGACCATCATCTTATTGTGGGTAACATTTCGTACGGACTGGATTAAAGAG GTGGACACGAGTAAAAAGCGTTTGGAAAAATGGGACGAGTCTAATAAACAGCAGCAGCAACCTCTTCTCAAAAGCTGA